One Streptomyces lincolnensis genomic region harbors:
- a CDS encoding ABC transporter permease: protein MTAVDLSTPSEHGRVYWVLADVWNVVRRGLTHYQRQPVNIAWQLGFPILSVLLYGYVFGSAMKVPGGGDYKDFLMPGMFVMTMAFGFINTATLVVYDSTKGVIDRFRSMPMASSAVVAGRGITDLLAACAELAIMMLTAVAMGWRPDGGLGFFAAFGLLLWLRFALIWIGVWLGLMVPNPEAAGGLFAVAFPLTMISSIFVAPQLMPDWLGTVAAWNPISSTAAASRDLFGTPVGGGDSWVEQHALLMAGLWPVVLTLIFLPLAVRRFQKLSR from the coding sequence ATGACCGCCGTCGACCTGAGCACACCGAGCGAACACGGGCGCGTCTACTGGGTGCTCGCCGACGTATGGAACGTCGTCCGCCGCGGACTGACCCACTACCAGCGGCAACCCGTCAACATCGCCTGGCAGTTGGGCTTCCCGATCCTCTCCGTCCTGCTCTACGGCTATGTCTTCGGCAGCGCGATGAAGGTGCCCGGCGGCGGGGACTACAAGGACTTCCTGATGCCGGGCATGTTCGTGATGACCATGGCGTTCGGCTTCATCAACACCGCCACGCTCGTCGTCTACGACTCCACCAAGGGCGTCATCGACCGGTTCCGCTCCATGCCGATGGCCTCGTCCGCGGTGGTCGCCGGGCGCGGGATCACCGATCTGCTCGCCGCCTGCGCCGAGTTGGCCATCATGATGCTGACGGCGGTCGCGATGGGCTGGCGCCCGGACGGCGGACTCGGCTTCTTCGCCGCGTTCGGGCTGCTGCTGTGGCTCCGGTTCGCGCTGATCTGGATCGGCGTGTGGCTGGGCCTGATGGTGCCCAACCCGGAGGCGGCGGGCGGGCTGTTCGCGGTCGCGTTCCCCCTCACCATGATCTCCAGCATCTTCGTCGCCCCCCAGCTGATGCCCGACTGGCTCGGCACGGTGGCCGCCTGGAACCCGATCTCCTCCACGGCCGCGGCCAGCCGCGACCTCTTCGGCACCCCGGTCGGCGGCGGCGACTCCTGGGTCGAGCAGCACGCGCTCCTGATGGCCGGCCTGTGGCCCGTGGTGCTGACGCTGATCTTCCTGCCGCTGGCGGTACGGAGGTTCCAGAAGCTCAGCCGGTAA
- a CDS encoding ATP-binding cassette domain-containing protein translates to MNDGYAVRAEGLEKRYGEKRALDGFDLAVREGTVHGLLGPNGAGKTTAVRILSTLLRLDAGGATVAGLDVVRQPREVRARIGLTGQYAAVDEVLTGRQNLEMFGRLFHLGGRRARARATELLEQFDLTDAAGKGVGKYSGGMRRRLDLAASMILAPAVLFLDEPTTGLDPRSRGEVWDSVRALVAGGTTVLLTTQYLEEADKLASHITVIDQGRAIADDTPDGLKTLVGGDRIEVVVAEPADIPRVVKVVARVSDGEPESDETESRVHAPVTDRVSALTEVARTLQDEGVKVEDIGLRRPSLDDVFLRLTGHRTEQTGKEAAA, encoded by the coding sequence ATGAACGACGGATACGCGGTACGGGCCGAGGGGCTGGAGAAGCGCTACGGCGAGAAGCGCGCCCTCGACGGCTTCGACCTCGCCGTCCGCGAGGGCACTGTGCACGGCCTGCTCGGGCCGAACGGGGCAGGCAAGACCACCGCCGTACGCATCCTGTCCACGCTGCTCCGGCTGGACGCCGGAGGGGCGACCGTGGCCGGCCTGGACGTGGTCCGGCAGCCGCGCGAGGTGCGCGCCCGGATCGGCCTCACTGGCCAGTACGCGGCGGTGGACGAGGTGCTCACCGGCCGCCAGAACCTGGAGATGTTCGGGCGGCTCTTCCATCTGGGCGGCCGGCGGGCCAGGGCGAGGGCCACCGAACTCCTGGAACAGTTCGACCTGACCGACGCCGCCGGCAAGGGCGTGGGCAAGTACAGCGGCGGCATGCGGCGCCGGCTCGACCTCGCCGCCTCGATGATCCTCGCGCCCGCCGTCCTGTTCCTCGACGAGCCGACCACGGGCCTCGACCCGCGTAGCCGCGGCGAAGTCTGGGACTCCGTACGGGCGTTGGTGGCGGGCGGCACGACTGTCCTGCTGACCACGCAGTATCTGGAGGAGGCCGACAAGCTGGCCTCGCACATCACCGTCATCGACCAGGGCCGGGCCATCGCCGACGACACCCCGGACGGGCTGAAGACGCTGGTCGGCGGCGACCGTATCGAGGTCGTGGTCGCCGAACCCGCCGACATCCCCCGGGTGGTGAAGGTCGTCGCCCGGGTCTCGGACGGCGAACCCGAGTCCGACGAGACCGAGTCGCGGGTGCACGCCCCGGTCACCGACCGGGTGTCCGCCCTGACCGAGGTGGCGCGGACCCTCCAGGACGAGGGCGTGAAGGTCGAGGACATCGGGTTGCGCAGGCCGAGCCTCGACGACGTCTTCCTGCGCCTGACCGGACACCGCACGGAGCAGACCGGCAAGGAGGCCGCCGCATGA
- a CDS encoding TetR/AcrR family transcriptional regulator — protein sequence MTSGRDGTETSGSGDIARTLELLWDTGRRPSRGPKPGLTVDRIVEAAVRIADSEGLEAVSMRRVATELGTGTMSLYRYVPGKGELLDLMLDRVQRPAEDRADLGPDDDGGWRCALQAMGRETLALYRRHPWLLRVNQSRPMLGPSALDGMEKVLSRIKPMGLSDPELISAIIMVDGYVVGAARTQLYAQEAERHTGLTDTEFWEAQAPVLEKVMTSGRYPLLAALSEDSFTTEFDHFEFGLQRILDGLEAFVARRGGEASGGGSATTA from the coding sequence ATGACGAGCGGCAGGGACGGTACGGAGACCAGCGGCAGCGGCGATATCGCGCGCACCCTCGAACTGCTGTGGGACACCGGCCGACGGCCCAGTCGCGGCCCCAAGCCGGGGCTCACCGTGGACCGGATCGTGGAAGCGGCTGTCCGGATCGCGGACAGCGAGGGGCTGGAGGCGGTGTCCATGCGCCGGGTCGCGACCGAACTCGGCACCGGCACCATGTCGCTGTACCGCTACGTCCCCGGCAAGGGCGAGCTGCTCGACCTGATGCTGGACCGCGTCCAGAGGCCCGCCGAGGACCGGGCCGACCTCGGTCCCGACGACGACGGCGGCTGGCGCTGCGCGCTGCAGGCCATGGGCCGCGAGACCCTCGCCCTCTACCGCCGCCACCCCTGGCTGCTCAGGGTCAACCAGTCCCGGCCGATGCTCGGACCGAGCGCGCTCGACGGCATGGAGAAGGTGCTCAGCCGGATCAAGCCGATGGGACTGTCCGACCCCGAGCTGATCTCGGCGATCATCATGGTCGACGGCTACGTCGTCGGCGCGGCCCGCACCCAGCTGTACGCCCAGGAGGCGGAACGGCACACGGGACTGACCGACACGGAGTTCTGGGAGGCGCAGGCGCCGGTGCTGGAGAAGGTCATGACCTCGGGCCGCTATCCCCTGCTGGCCGCGCTCTCCGAGGACAGCTTCACCACCGAATTCGACCACTTCGAGTTCGGACTCCAGCGAATCCTGGACGGGTTGGAGGCGTTCGTCGCGCGGCGCGGCGGCGAGGCGTCAGGTGGCGGGTCAGCTACGACGGCGTAG
- a CDS encoding SGNH/GDSL hydrolase family protein encodes MLRFMPVGDSMTIGSAGEHTWRYRMWQHLRDTHGAPFAVVGPRAALHDKATDTPTSYEYADPDFPRAHLAGWGEGWLHMAPLVGEAVRAHRADVLLVSLGLIDLGFYTNAEQTAENVGRFVAEARAAEPRVRMVLLPVIPNVRAQSDPAFADQVALFNELLAKTAADLDEPRSPLLLASIPPSYDIDADTYDGTHPNASGEHKIAAAFADAMYQGWDLGGPYEG; translated from the coding sequence ATGCTCAGGTTCATGCCCGTCGGGGACTCCATGACGATCGGGAGCGCAGGCGAACACACATGGCGTTATCGGATGTGGCAGCACCTGCGGGACACCCACGGCGCCCCCTTCGCGGTCGTCGGGCCGCGTGCGGCGCTCCATGACAAGGCGACCGACACTCCCACGTCGTACGAGTACGCCGACCCGGACTTCCCCCGCGCCCACCTGGCCGGCTGGGGCGAGGGCTGGCTGCACATGGCCCCGCTGGTCGGCGAGGCGGTACGGGCGCACCGGGCGGACGTGCTCCTGGTGTCGCTCGGTCTGATCGACCTGGGTTTCTACACGAACGCCGAGCAGACCGCGGAGAACGTCGGCCGTTTCGTGGCGGAGGCCCGCGCGGCCGAGCCCCGCGTCCGGATGGTCCTCCTGCCGGTCATCCCGAACGTCCGCGCCCAGTCGGACCCGGCGTTCGCAGACCAGGTCGCCCTCTTCAACGAGCTCCTGGCGAAGACCGCGGCCGACCTGGACGAGCCCCGCTCCCCCCTGCTGCTCGCCTCGATCCCGCCGTCGTACGACATCGACGCCGACACCTACGACGGCACGCACCCCAACGCGAGCGGCGAGCACAAGATCGCGGCGGCCTTCGCGGACGCGATGTACCAGGGGTGGGATCTGGGCGGCCCCTACGAGGGCTGA
- a CDS encoding aminoglycoside adenylyltransferase family protein, whose translation MPEPGARSLLSLLHRTLGDNPLGVYLHGSAVLGGLRPHSDVDVLVVVRRSLTGGERRELLEELLKMSGNGARPVELIVVVQDDVRPWRYPPTCDFLYGEWLRAGYESGVVPGREVMPDLAPLLTMVLRGDAPLDGPPPADLLDPVPSEDLARAIVAGVPQLMEEVETDTRNVLLTLARVWTTLATGAIRSKDEAAAWAVERLPAPYRPVLERARAVYLGEREEGWDDLRSSVRPCAEHLVAVIGDAQPS comes from the coding sequence ATGCCAGAACCCGGTGCACGCTCCCTCCTCTCCCTCCTCCACCGCACCCTCGGCGACAACCCCCTGGGTGTCTACCTCCACGGCTCGGCGGTGCTCGGTGGACTCCGCCCGCACAGTGACGTGGATGTCCTGGTCGTCGTACGCCGGAGTCTGACCGGGGGCGAACGCCGGGAACTGCTGGAGGAGTTGCTGAAGATGTCGGGGAACGGCGCCCGGCCCGTCGAGCTGATCGTCGTCGTCCAGGACGATGTGAGGCCGTGGCGGTATCCGCCCACCTGCGACTTCCTGTACGGGGAGTGGCTGCGGGCGGGGTACGAGAGCGGGGTCGTGCCGGGGCGGGAGGTGATGCCGGATCTGGCGCCGCTGCTGACGATGGTGCTGCGGGGGGACGCGCCGCTGGACGGGCCGCCGCCCGCCGACCTGCTCGACCCCGTTCCGTCGGAGGACCTCGCCCGCGCGATCGTCGCCGGCGTGCCGCAGCTGATGGAGGAGGTGGAGACCGACACGCGCAACGTGCTGCTCACCCTCGCCCGGGTGTGGACGACCCTCGCGACCGGGGCGATCCGCTCCAAGGACGAGGCCGCCGCGTGGGCGGTCGAGCGGCTGCCTGCCCCGTACCGGCCGGTGCTGGAGCGTGCCCGGGCGGTCTATCTGGGGGAGCGGGAGGAGGGGTGGGACGATCTGCGGTCCTCTGTGCGGCCGTGTGCCGAGCACCTCGTCGCCGTCATCGGTGACGCTCAGCCCTCGTAG
- a CDS encoding Uma2 family endonuclease, which produces MTVLDDRIKMADESGALTLDVMFEWLEKMPVPEGTKVEIVGGNIFLTPQRDTHWEIIAAVYDQLREKYPRQRVKSDVRIDYPGHLNGFATDVTLLAKDAEKNERGLWRYQDVVFVAEVISKRTAVNDYGPKKTAYARAEIPVYLIVDPYQGRCRLFTHPKDGDYATDTKLDFGLDVDLTGSVVGLTLKTDDFPRD; this is translated from the coding sequence ATGACCGTCCTTGACGACAGGATCAAGATGGCCGACGAGAGCGGCGCGCTGACTCTGGACGTCATGTTCGAGTGGCTCGAGAAGATGCCCGTCCCCGAGGGAACCAAGGTCGAGATCGTCGGGGGGAACATCTTCCTGACGCCTCAGCGGGACACCCACTGGGAGATCATCGCAGCCGTCTACGACCAATTGCGGGAGAAGTACCCCCGCCAGCGCGTGAAGTCCGACGTACGCATCGACTACCCCGGCCACCTCAACGGCTTCGCAACCGACGTGACCCTGCTCGCCAAGGACGCCGAGAAGAACGAGAGGGGCCTGTGGCGATACCAGGACGTCGTCTTCGTGGCCGAGGTCATCTCCAAGCGCACCGCGGTCAACGACTACGGGCCGAAGAAGACCGCCTACGCACGCGCCGAAATTCCCGTCTACCTCATCGTCGATCCCTACCAAGGCCGCTGCCGCCTCTTCACCCACCCCAAGGACGGTGACTACGCCACCGATACGAAACTCGACTTCGGCCTTGACGTCGACCTCACCGGCAGCGTCGTCGGCCTCACCCTCAAGACCGACGACTTCCCCCGGGACTGA
- a CDS encoding nuclear transport factor 2 family protein: protein MTPTTPARKALVALAATTALLGAAALPAAAAPAPVSHGGFAYGDSARLGYQKDVTVRVLKGVFERGDTKVVDRFVRPDYIQHNPLAPDGAETLKNLGTAIHAQFPDAVYDVKRVISEGDLVLVHSNVVMTPGTKGQAVFDIFRFQGGKIAEHWDVGQNVPETTANGNDMFSTVSWPRTGQPGPGWLTAYNKKLVTKAFDQLIVKKDLSALDRYWGPEYHQHNPNIADGVAGAKAGLGGYFKQFPQLAVAPKRVVAEGDLVAVHSHYVNAPGERGQAIVDLFRVRGGKIVEHWDVIQDVPATSANDNTMF from the coding sequence GTGACCCCCACCACGCCCGCCCGCAAGGCCCTCGTCGCCCTCGCGGCCACCACCGCCCTGCTGGGCGCCGCAGCCCTCCCCGCCGCCGCGGCCCCCGCCCCGGTCTCCCATGGCGGTTTCGCCTACGGCGACTCCGCACGCCTCGGTTACCAGAAGGACGTCACCGTCCGCGTCCTCAAGGGCGTCTTCGAGCGCGGGGACACCAAGGTCGTCGACCGCTTCGTGCGCCCCGACTACATCCAGCACAACCCGCTCGCGCCCGACGGCGCCGAGACTCTGAAGAACCTGGGCACGGCGATCCACGCGCAGTTCCCGGACGCCGTCTACGACGTGAAGCGGGTCATCTCCGAGGGCGATCTCGTCCTCGTCCACTCGAACGTCGTGATGACGCCGGGCACGAAGGGGCAGGCCGTCTTCGACATCTTCCGCTTCCAGGGCGGGAAGATCGCCGAGCACTGGGACGTGGGACAGAACGTGCCCGAGACGACCGCCAACGGCAACGACATGTTCTCCACGGTGAGTTGGCCGCGGACCGGGCAGCCGGGTCCGGGGTGGCTGACCGCGTACAACAAGAAGCTGGTCACCAAGGCCTTCGACCAGCTGATCGTGAAGAAGGACCTGTCCGCGCTCGACCGGTACTGGGGTCCCGAGTACCACCAGCACAATCCGAACATCGCCGACGGGGTGGCGGGTGCGAAGGCCGGGCTGGGCGGCTACTTCAAGCAGTTCCCGCAGTTGGCGGTCGCGCCGAAGCGGGTCGTCGCCGAGGGGGATCTGGTCGCCGTCCACAGCCACTACGTGAACGCGCCGGGGGAGCGGGGTCAGGCGATCGTGGACCTGTTCCGGGTGCGCGGCGGGAAGATCGTGGAGCACTGGGACGTGATCCAGGACGTGCCGGCCACTTCGGCGAACGACAACACGATGTTCTAG
- a CDS encoding aldo/keto reductase: MKYTQLGRTGLKVSRLVLGTMNFGPQTDEADSHAIMDAALDAGINFFDTANVYGWGENKGRTEEIIGTWFAKSAAHRDKVVLATKVYGTMGADGEAWPNHDKLSAVNIRRAVDASLKRLRTDYIDVYQFHHIDRATPFEEIWQAIDVLVQQGKILYVGSSNFPGYKIAQANEIAARRGGTIGLVSEQCLYNLAERRAEMEVIPAAQEYGLGVIPWSPLHGGLLGGVIKKQVEGGRRASGRAADSLGDPTVRAQIQSYEDLLDKHGVEPGEAALAWLLTRPGVTGPIVGPRTADQLESALRAVELELSEDLLKGLDDIFPGTGPSPEAFAW, from the coding sequence ATGAAGTACACGCAGCTCGGACGCACGGGACTCAAGGTCAGCCGACTGGTGCTCGGCACCATGAACTTCGGTCCGCAGACAGACGAGGCGGACAGCCACGCCATCATGGACGCGGCGCTGGACGCGGGGATCAACTTCTTCGACACGGCCAACGTCTACGGCTGGGGCGAGAACAAGGGCCGCACGGAAGAGATCATCGGCACCTGGTTCGCCAAGAGCGCGGCCCACCGCGACAAGGTCGTGCTCGCCACGAAGGTGTACGGCACCATGGGCGCGGACGGCGAGGCCTGGCCCAACCACGACAAGCTCTCCGCCGTCAACATCCGGCGGGCGGTCGACGCCAGCCTGAAGCGGCTCCGGACCGACTACATCGACGTCTACCAGTTCCACCACATCGACCGCGCCACTCCCTTCGAGGAGATCTGGCAGGCGATCGACGTGCTGGTCCAGCAGGGCAAGATCCTGTACGTCGGCTCCTCCAACTTCCCCGGCTACAAGATCGCCCAGGCCAACGAGATCGCCGCCCGCCGCGGCGGCACCATCGGTCTGGTCAGCGAGCAGTGCCTCTACAACCTCGCCGAGCGACGCGCCGAGATGGAGGTCATCCCGGCCGCGCAGGAGTACGGCCTGGGCGTCATCCCCTGGTCACCGCTGCACGGCGGTCTGCTCGGCGGTGTCATCAAGAAGCAGGTCGAGGGCGGCCGCCGGGCCTCCGGCCGGGCCGCGGACTCCCTGGGCGACCCCACGGTCCGCGCCCAGATCCAGTCCTACGAGGACCTCCTCGACAAGCACGGCGTCGAACCCGGCGAAGCCGCCCTCGCCTGGCTCCTCACCCGCCCCGGCGTCACCGGCCCCATCGTCGGCCCCCGCACCGCGGACCAACTGGAGTCGGCCCTGCGAGCGGTGGAACTGGAACTGTCCGAGGACCTCCTGAAGGGCCTGGACGACATCTTCCCGGGCACGGGGCCCTCCCCGGAGGCTTTCGCCTGGTAG
- the thpR gene encoding RNA 2',3'-cyclic phosphodiesterase translates to MRLFAAVLPPEDVIAELASEVAELRKLPGADALRWTGVPGWHYTLAFYGEVDDDVVPELSERLARAARRTDPFPLAVRGGGQFGHGRALWAGAEGDLAALRLLAERAEAAARKAGVEMGEHRRYRAHLTVARSRSDVDVRGFVEALSGFAGRTWAVEELALVRSNLPTSGVPGEQPRYEVVGRWGLGAAG, encoded by the coding sequence ATGAGACTCTTCGCCGCCGTGCTGCCCCCGGAGGACGTCATCGCCGAACTCGCCTCCGAGGTGGCCGAGTTGAGGAAGCTGCCCGGCGCGGACGCGCTGCGCTGGACCGGCGTCCCGGGGTGGCACTACACGCTCGCCTTCTACGGCGAGGTCGACGACGACGTCGTACCGGAACTGTCGGAACGGCTCGCGCGGGCCGCCCGGCGTACCGATCCGTTTCCGCTGGCGGTGCGTGGGGGCGGGCAGTTCGGGCACGGGCGGGCGCTGTGGGCGGGGGCGGAGGGGGATCTCGCCGCGCTGCGGCTGCTGGCGGAGCGGGCGGAGGCGGCCGCGCGGAAGGCGGGGGTGGAGATGGGGGAGCACCGGCGGTACCGCGCGCATCTGACGGTGGCGCGGAGCCGGTCGGATGTCGACGTGCGGGGGTTCGTGGAGGCCCTGTCGGGGTTCGCCGGCCGTACCTGGGCCGTCGAGGAGCTGGCCCTGGTGCGGAGCAACCTGCCGACGTCGGGGGTGCCGGGGGAGCAGCCCCGGTACGAGGTGGTCGGTCGTTGGGGGCTCGGGGCGGCCGGTTAG
- a CDS encoding GNAT family N-acetyltransferase: MEITIRDGGPEDIPVVLAMLDSCVEWLVAQGRTGQWGEKPMSQNPKVAESIAGYLDTGTMFIAEADGVPAATLTLTDGPAAYVPPVDEPERYIHWLASDRRFKGHGAGSALLAHAAEVTRRAGVSLLRVDCYAGDDGKLVRYYEGNGFTRAEAFTVGEKQWPGQLLTRRV, from the coding sequence ATGGAGATCACCATCAGAGACGGCGGCCCCGAGGACATACCCGTGGTCCTCGCCATGCTCGACAGCTGCGTGGAGTGGCTGGTCGCGCAAGGGCGGACCGGGCAGTGGGGCGAGAAGCCGATGTCACAGAACCCGAAGGTGGCCGAGTCGATCGCCGGGTACCTGGACACCGGCACGATGTTCATCGCCGAGGCGGACGGCGTGCCGGCCGCCACCCTGACGCTCACCGACGGCCCCGCCGCCTATGTGCCGCCCGTGGACGAGCCCGAGCGGTACATCCACTGGCTGGCCTCCGACCGCCGCTTCAAGGGCCACGGCGCGGGCAGCGCCCTGCTCGCGCACGCCGCCGAGGTCACCCGGCGGGCGGGCGTCTCGCTGCTGCGGGTGGACTGCTACGCGGGCGACGACGGCAAGCTCGTCCGCTACTACGAGGGCAACGGCTTCACCCGCGCCGAGGCCTTCACGGTCGGCGAGAAGCAGTGGCCGGGGCAGCTGCTGACCCGGAGGGTGTAG
- a CDS encoding MFS transporter, translating into MSSGPGADSAPAPTAHDSPPTPERSSMFSSLKVRNYRLFFLGQVVSNTGTWMQRIAQDWLVLSLTGSSTAVGVTTALQFLPMLLFGLYGGVLVDRLRKRPALLVTQSAMGLTAIGLAVLTLSGHVQVWHVYVAAFAVGLATVVDNPARQSFVSELVGPDQLQNAVSLNSANFQSARLVGPAVAGLMITGVGTGWAFLANGLSFVAPLAGLLLMRPRDLHAVERAPRGKGQLREGLHYVAGRPELIWTIVLAGFVSTFGFNFPVYLSAFANDVFKAGAGSYSLFNTLMAVGSLAGALLAARRGTARMRVLIAGAVAFGTMEIVAALAPSLWLFALLMAPIGMFGMTVNVTANSSIQMTTDPAMRGRVMALYMMVFMGGAPLGAPIAGWITDAYGVRAGLAAGGVISAVAAVSIALVLARVGNLRLTLCWRRGHPQVRFVPREQERLATVA; encoded by the coding sequence TTGAGTTCGGGACCCGGAGCAGATTCCGCCCCCGCGCCTACCGCCCACGACTCCCCGCCCACCCCCGAGCGCTCGTCCATGTTCAGCTCGCTGAAGGTCAGGAACTACCGCCTGTTCTTCCTCGGGCAGGTCGTCTCCAACACCGGCACCTGGATGCAGCGCATCGCCCAGGACTGGCTGGTGCTCAGCCTCACCGGCTCCTCCACCGCCGTCGGTGTCACCACCGCCCTCCAGTTCCTGCCGATGCTGCTCTTCGGCCTCTACGGCGGTGTCCTCGTCGACCGTCTGCGCAAGCGGCCCGCCCTGCTCGTCACGCAGTCCGCGATGGGCCTCACCGCGATCGGCCTCGCCGTCCTCACCCTCTCCGGCCACGTCCAGGTCTGGCACGTCTACGTCGCCGCCTTCGCCGTGGGCCTGGCGACCGTCGTCGACAACCCGGCCCGCCAGTCCTTCGTCTCCGAACTGGTCGGCCCGGACCAGCTCCAGAACGCGGTCAGCCTGAACTCCGCGAACTTCCAGTCGGCCCGGCTGGTCGGCCCCGCCGTGGCCGGCCTGATGATCACCGGTGTCGGCACCGGATGGGCGTTCCTCGCCAACGGACTGTCCTTCGTCGCGCCCCTGGCCGGCCTGCTGCTGATGCGCCCGCGTGACCTGCACGCCGTCGAGCGGGCACCGCGCGGCAAGGGCCAGCTGCGGGAGGGCCTGCACTATGTCGCCGGGCGCCCGGAGCTGATCTGGACCATCGTCCTGGCCGGTTTCGTCAGCACCTTCGGCTTCAACTTCCCCGTCTACCTGTCGGCCTTCGCCAACGATGTCTTCAAGGCGGGTGCGGGCTCCTACAGCCTCTTCAACACGCTCATGGCGGTCGGCTCCCTGGCGGGTGCGCTGCTGGCGGCCCGGCGCGGCACGGCCCGGATGCGGGTGCTGATCGCGGGCGCGGTGGCCTTCGGCACGATGGAGATAGTGGCCGCCCTCGCCCCCTCGTTGTGGCTGTTCGCCCTGCTCATGGCGCCGATAGGGATGTTCGGCATGACGGTGAACGTCACGGCGAACAGCAGCATCCAGATGACCACCGACCCGGCCATGCGCGGCCGGGTGATGGCCCTCTACATGATGGTCTTCATGGGCGGCGCACCCCTGGGCGCGCCGATCGCCGGCTGGATAACGGACGCGTACGGCGTCCGCGCGGGCCTCGCGGCGGGCGGCGTGATCTCCGCCGTGGCCGCCGTCAGCATCGCCCTGGTCCTGGCCCGCGTCGGCAATCTGCGCCTGACGTTGTGCTGGCGCCGCGGCCATCCCCAGGTGCGGTTCGTGCCGCGCGAGCAGGAGCGGCTGGCGACGGTGGCGTGA
- a CDS encoding MarR family winged helix-turn-helix transcriptional regulator, translated as MSDLTHGDDAAAVNSLRSAVMRLSRRLKHQRVDESLSPTEMSVLGTLSLCGQATPGELARKEHVQPPSMTRIVALLEAKGLVRLDPHPEDRRQKVVTKTEQAEAMLAESRAKRNAFLATLVDGLDEDEWAKLRAAAPVLEKLAHL; from the coding sequence ATGTCGGATCTAACCCATGGCGACGACGCTGCCGCCGTGAACTCCCTTCGCTCCGCCGTGATGCGGTTGTCCCGTCGACTCAAGCACCAGCGGGTCGACGAGTCGCTGAGCCCCACCGAGATGTCGGTGCTCGGCACCCTTTCCCTGTGCGGCCAGGCCACCCCGGGTGAACTCGCCCGCAAGGAGCACGTCCAGCCGCCGTCGATGACCCGCATCGTCGCGCTCCTGGAGGCCAAGGGACTGGTCCGCCTGGATCCGCACCCCGAGGACCGGCGCCAGAAGGTCGTCACGAAGACCGAGCAGGCCGAGGCCATGCTCGCGGAGAGCCGCGCCAAGCGGAACGCCTTCCTGGCCACCCTGGTCGACGGCCTCGACGAGGACGAGTGGGCGAAACTCCGCGCCGCCGCCCCCGTGCTGGAGAAACTCGCACACCTGTAA
- a CDS encoding ribbon-helix-helix protein, CopG family — MGTSVLSLRIDGELLERLRDHAAKRGMSVQDYVVRTLIRDDFDERFQTAVDETERFYGVG, encoded by the coding sequence ATGGGGACCAGCGTGCTCAGCCTGCGGATAGACGGGGAGCTGCTAGAGCGGCTCCGGGACCATGCGGCGAAAAGGGGAATGAGCGTCCAGGACTATGTGGTCCGAACGCTCATTCGCGACGACTTCGACGAGCGGTTCCAGACCGCCGTCGACGAGACGGAGAGGTTCTACGGGGTCGGGTGA